In Pseudomonas sp. DNDY-54, a genomic segment contains:
- a CDS encoding ABC transporter substrate-binding protein → MNTIHRLVAAVSLASLASLAPFAHAGEVEVLHWWTSGGEKRAADTLQRLVEEQGHTWKDFAVAGGGGEAAMTVLKTRAVSGNAPAAAQIKGPDIQEWGELGLLTDLNDVAKEAKWDELLPKQVSTAMKYDGDYVAVPVNVHRVNWLWINPDVFEKAGATPPKTLDEFFAAADKLKAAGFMPLAHGGQPWQDGTVFEDLALAILGPDDFRKAFVELDRDVLTGDKMVEAFAALKKLRGYVDNNAAGRDWNSATAMVMNGKAGMQIMGDWAKSEWSAANKVAGDDYQCLPFPGTQGSFAYNIDSLAMFKLSNEDNRKAQQDLARTVLEPEFQQFFNQNKGSIPVRLDQDMSEFDVCAQQSMKDFKSSAQGPGLVPSLAHGMAASSYVQGAVFDVVTNFFNDPDADPKKAAQQLAAAIQAVQ, encoded by the coding sequence ATGAACACGATTCATCGTCTGGTTGCCGCTGTTTCCCTTGCCTCCCTTGCCTCCCTTGCTCCGTTCGCTCACGCCGGTGAAGTCGAAGTTCTGCATTGGTGGACATCAGGCGGCGAAAAGCGCGCTGCCGATACGCTGCAGCGGCTCGTAGAAGAACAGGGGCACACCTGGAAAGACTTCGCCGTGGCCGGCGGCGGTGGCGAAGCCGCAATGACTGTTCTCAAGACCCGCGCCGTGTCCGGTAATGCGCCTGCTGCGGCCCAGATCAAAGGGCCGGATATTCAGGAGTGGGGCGAGCTGGGCCTGCTGACCGATCTGAATGACGTCGCCAAAGAAGCCAAGTGGGACGAGCTGCTTCCCAAGCAGGTATCGACCGCGATGAAGTACGACGGTGATTACGTCGCCGTGCCGGTCAATGTGCATCGGGTTAACTGGTTATGGATCAACCCGGATGTGTTCGAGAAAGCGGGTGCCACCCCGCCTAAAACCCTCGACGAGTTCTTCGCCGCCGCCGACAAGCTGAAAGCTGCCGGATTCATGCCGCTGGCCCATGGTGGTCAGCCTTGGCAGGACGGAACCGTATTTGAAGATCTGGCACTCGCCATCCTTGGGCCGGATGACTTCCGCAAGGCATTCGTCGAGCTCGATCGCGATGTCCTGACCGGAGACAAGATGGTCGAGGCGTTCGCGGCGCTGAAAAAGCTGCGGGGCTATGTCGACAACAACGCGGCGGGCCGTGACTGGAACAGCGCGACCGCGATGGTGATGAACGGCAAGGCCGGTATGCAGATCATGGGCGACTGGGCCAAGAGTGAATGGAGCGCGGCCAACAAAGTCGCCGGCGATGATTATCAATGCCTGCCGTTCCCTGGTACGCAGGGCAGCTTTGCTTACAACATCGACTCGCTGGCGATGTTCAAACTCAGCAACGAAGACAACCGCAAGGCCCAGCAGGACCTGGCGCGTACGGTGCTTGAGCCAGAGTTCCAGCAATTCTTCAATCAGAACAAAGGGTCTATCCCGGTTCGCCTCGACCAGGACATGAGTGAGTTCGACGTTTGCGCTCAGCAGTCCATGAAAGACTTCAAATCCTCGGCGCAAGGCCCGGGATTGGTGCCGAGTCTGGCTCACGGGATGGCTGCTTCCAGCTATGTCCAAGGCGCCGTCTTTGACGTGGTGACCAATTTCTTCAACGACCCGGATGCCGATCCGAAGAAAGCGGCGCAGCAGTTAGCTGCGGCGATTCAGGCAGTTCAGTAA
- a CDS encoding carbohydrate ABC transporter permease produces MSSTAVFAKASPFDALQNWLPKIVLAPSMLIVLVGFYGYIFWTFLLSFTNSSFMPSYKWVGLLQYERLWNNDRWWVASKNLLVFGGLFITISLAIGVLLAVLLDQRIRREGFIRTVYLYPMALSMIVTGTAWKWLLNPGLGIDKMLRDWGWEGFRFDWLVDPDRVVYCLVIAAVWQASGFVMALFLAGLRGVDQSIVRAAQIDGASLPSIYLRIVLPSLRPVFFSALMILAHIAIKAFDLVAAMTAGGPGYASDLPAMFMYTHTFTRGQMGLGAASAIFMLGAVMAIVVPYLYSELRNKRHD; encoded by the coding sequence ATGAGTTCAACTGCCGTCTTCGCAAAAGCATCGCCGTTTGATGCGCTTCAGAATTGGCTGCCCAAGATAGTGCTGGCGCCCAGCATGCTGATCGTTCTGGTCGGTTTTTATGGCTATATCTTCTGGACCTTTCTGCTCTCGTTCACCAATTCCAGCTTCATGCCGAGCTACAAGTGGGTCGGACTGCTGCAGTACGAACGGCTTTGGAACAATGATCGCTGGTGGGTCGCGAGCAAGAACCTGCTGGTATTTGGCGGCTTGTTCATCACCATCAGCCTCGCGATTGGGGTGCTGCTCGCCGTTCTGCTGGATCAGCGTATTCGTCGTGAAGGCTTTATCCGAACCGTCTATCTCTATCCGATGGCGCTGTCGATGATCGTCACCGGCACCGCCTGGAAGTGGTTGCTCAATCCGGGTCTTGGCATCGACAAAATGCTGCGCGACTGGGGTTGGGAAGGCTTTCGCTTCGATTGGCTGGTCGACCCGGATCGTGTCGTGTACTGCCTGGTGATCGCGGCGGTATGGCAGGCGTCTGGCTTCGTCATGGCGCTGTTCCTGGCGGGCCTGCGTGGCGTCGACCAGTCCATCGTTCGGGCCGCACAGATCGACGGCGCGAGTCTGCCAAGCATCTATCTGCGCATCGTCTTGCCGAGTCTGCGACCGGTGTTTTTCAGCGCGCTGATGATTCTTGCCCACATTGCGATCAAGGCGTTCGACCTTGTAGCCGCAATGACCGCCGGCGGCCCAGGGTATGCCTCGGACCTACCGGCCATGTTCATGTACACGCATACCTTCACCCGCGGCCAGATGGGCCTCGGCGCGGCCAGCGCCATCTTCATGTTGGGGGCCGTAATGGCGATTGTCGTGCCGTACCTGTATTCGGAATTGAGGAACAAGCGCCATGACTAG
- a CDS encoding carbohydrate ABC transporter permease — MTSLVGRKRLTISRVAIYATLLVAVAMYLVPLVVMLLTSFKTPADIRTGNLLSWPDVMTVIGWVKAWDAVGGYFWNSVKITVPAVIISTLLGALNGYVLAMWRFRGSQLFFGLLLFGCFLPFQVILLPASFTLGQLGLANTTPGLVLVHLVYGLAFTTLFFRNFYVSVPDALIRAARLDGAGFFTIFGRILLPMSIPTIMVCLIWQFTQIWNDFLFGVVFASGDTQPITVALNNLVNTSTGAKEYNVDMAAAMIAGLPTLVVYILAGKYFLRGLTAGAVKG, encoded by the coding sequence ATGACTAGCCTCGTAGGGCGTAAGCGCCTCACCATCAGCCGGGTGGCTATTTACGCGACGCTGCTGGTAGCGGTTGCGATGTATCTGGTGCCATTAGTCGTGATGTTGCTGACCAGCTTCAAGACGCCTGCGGACATCCGCACCGGCAACCTTCTGTCATGGCCGGACGTGATGACTGTCATTGGCTGGGTTAAAGCCTGGGACGCAGTAGGCGGCTACTTCTGGAACTCGGTGAAGATCACCGTGCCCGCTGTGATCATCTCCACCTTGCTCGGTGCGCTCAATGGCTACGTGTTGGCGATGTGGCGCTTTCGCGGCTCACAATTGTTCTTCGGGCTGTTGCTGTTTGGCTGCTTTTTGCCGTTCCAAGTGATCCTGTTGCCTGCGTCCTTCACCCTCGGCCAATTGGGGCTGGCCAACACGACGCCAGGGCTGGTCCTGGTGCATCTGGTCTATGGGCTGGCCTTCACCACACTGTTTTTCCGCAACTTCTACGTCAGTGTGCCCGACGCGTTGATCAGGGCGGCGAGGCTGGACGGCGCAGGCTTTTTCACGATCTTCGGCCGAATCCTGCTGCCGATGTCGATCCCGACAATCATGGTCTGCCTGATCTGGCAGTTCACCCAGATATGGAACGACTTTCTTTTCGGTGTGGTGTTTGCCAGCGGCGATACACAGCCGATCACCGTGGCGCTGAACAATCTGGTCAACACCAGCACCGGGGCCAAGGAATACAACGTGGATATGGCAGCGGCGATGATCGCCGGGCTGCCAACGCTGGTGGTGTACATCCTCGCCGGCAAGTATTTCCTGCGCGGCCTCACGGCCGGCGCGGTCAAGGGTTAG
- a CDS encoding ABC transporter ATP-binding protein → MAALELCNVRKSYPGSTSETLKDIDLKIDDGEFLILVGPSGCGKSTLMNCIAGLEEITGGEIRVDGADISAASPKDRDIAMVFQSYALYPTMTVQENIAFGLKMRKVPAAKIEEEVSRVAKLLQIEHLLGRKPSQLSGGQQQRVAMGRALARRPKIYLFDEPLSNLDAKLRVEMRTEIKLMHQRLKTTTVYVTHDQIEAMTLGDKVAVMKDGIVQQFGTPKEIYNNPANLFVASFIGSPPMNFIPLRLSRDAAGWHALLESGQDRCELPLDLVNGQSLEGREVILGIRPEQISVGTEAGLPSLRAEVQVIEPTGPDTMIFVSLNQIKVCCRLAPDAAPNPGTSLTLQFEPDKVLLFDAQTGERLGVASGNGSTGRNGTITRLVAR, encoded by the coding sequence ATGGCTGCACTTGAACTTTGTAATGTCCGCAAAAGCTACCCCGGTAGCACGTCTGAAACACTCAAGGATATCGATCTGAAGATCGACGACGGTGAGTTTCTGATCCTGGTTGGGCCGTCCGGCTGCGGCAAGTCCACGCTGATGAACTGCATCGCCGGGCTGGAGGAAATCACTGGCGGCGAGATCCGCGTCGACGGGGCGGATATCAGCGCTGCGAGTCCGAAGGACCGGGATATCGCAATGGTGTTTCAGTCCTATGCGTTGTACCCGACGATGACCGTGCAGGAAAACATTGCCTTTGGTTTGAAGATGCGCAAGGTGCCGGCGGCAAAAATTGAAGAGGAAGTGTCGCGGGTCGCGAAGCTGCTGCAAATCGAGCACCTACTGGGCCGAAAACCCTCCCAGCTTTCCGGTGGCCAGCAGCAGCGCGTGGCCATGGGCCGGGCATTGGCACGGCGGCCGAAGATTTACTTGTTCGACGAGCCGCTATCGAACCTCGATGCCAAGCTGCGGGTTGAGATGCGCACCGAAATCAAGCTGATGCACCAGCGACTGAAAACCACGACGGTGTACGTCACGCACGATCAAATCGAGGCGATGACGCTTGGCGACAAGGTGGCTGTGATGAAGGACGGCATCGTCCAGCAGTTTGGTACGCCAAAAGAGATCTACAACAACCCCGCCAACTTATTCGTCGCGAGCTTTATCGGCTCTCCACCGATGAATTTCATCCCGCTGCGGCTGAGCCGTGACGCCGCCGGCTGGCATGCGCTGCTGGAGAGCGGTCAGGACCGTTGCGAATTGCCGCTTGATCTCGTGAACGGTCAATCGTTGGAAGGCCGAGAGGTGATTCTGGGGATCCGTCCCGAGCAGATCAGTGTGGGTACCGAAGCCGGCCTGCCGTCGCTGCGAGCCGAAGTCCAAGTCATCGAGCCGACCGGTCCTGATACCATGATTTTCGTTAGCCTCAACCAGATAAAAGTGTGCTGCCGCTTGGCCCCGGATGCCGCACCGAATCCCGGTACGAGCCTGACGCTTCAGTTCGAGCCGGACAAGGTACTGCTGTTCGATGCGCAGACGGGTGAGCGTTTGGGTGTGGCGTCCGGTAATGGGTCGACCGGGCGTAACGGCACCATCACTCGGTTGGTCGCGCGCTGA
- a CDS encoding maltoporin, producing MKKTTRLGLAVSLASLAMPFAAQALDFNGYVRSGIGESSSSESQTCFQLPGAPSKFRLGNECEQYAELGLRQDLFTLADGSVLSVEGMAALYNEYDHTPKFTGDHGFARLVQAYAEWSKVPALNNGSLWAGRRFYKRNDIHISDFYYWNQSATGAGIEDVEIGGLKYSYAFSRKDSVFQEDYTNRHDFNVGGIDTNPGGELLLGVSYIDDPDRGDSNSGWAVTAQHEQTGFLGGSNTIAIQYGEGPGTGLGYTGDVSLDDSAKSWRIVEFFDWQVTPRFGGQFQAVYQKDKRQDGGDQDWISVGVRPVYAFTEQFKLVAELGHDQIDAEAGTRKLTKFTVAPTWSPAGPEFWTRPEFRLYYTYAQWNDAAQEAANLMAAGSALSETGAFGSAQHGSNFGVQVEYWWD from the coding sequence ATGAAGAAAACGACACGCTTGGGTCTAGCAGTCTCGCTGGCCAGCCTCGCCATGCCGTTTGCTGCCCAGGCCCTGGACTTCAACGGGTATGTGCGCAGCGGTATCGGTGAATCGAGCAGTAGCGAATCGCAGACCTGTTTTCAGCTGCCGGGCGCACCGTCCAAGTTTCGACTGGGGAACGAGTGCGAGCAATACGCTGAGCTGGGGTTACGTCAGGACCTGTTTACGCTGGCTGACGGCTCGGTGCTCAGCGTTGAAGGTATGGCGGCGCTGTACAACGAGTACGACCACACACCGAAGTTTACTGGCGACCACGGCTTTGCGCGGCTGGTGCAGGCGTATGCCGAATGGAGCAAGGTGCCGGCGTTGAACAACGGCTCGTTATGGGCGGGGCGACGTTTCTACAAGCGGAATGACATTCATATATCTGACTTCTACTACTGGAATCAGAGCGCTACCGGCGCCGGCATCGAGGACGTCGAAATCGGTGGGCTGAAATACAGCTATGCCTTCTCCCGCAAGGACAGCGTCTTCCAGGAGGACTACACCAATCGTCACGACTTCAACGTAGGCGGCATCGACACTAATCCCGGTGGCGAGCTGCTGTTAGGGGTCAGCTATATCGACGACCCAGACCGTGGCGACTCCAATAGCGGTTGGGCCGTTACCGCGCAGCATGAGCAGACGGGGTTCCTCGGTGGTAGTAACACTATCGCCATTCAATATGGCGAAGGCCCGGGAACAGGACTTGGCTATACGGGTGATGTGTCCCTTGATGACAGCGCCAAAAGCTGGCGGATCGTTGAGTTCTTTGATTGGCAGGTAACACCGCGTTTCGGCGGGCAATTCCAGGCCGTGTATCAGAAAGACAAGCGTCAAGATGGCGGCGATCAGGATTGGATTTCAGTAGGGGTGCGTCCGGTTTACGCATTTACCGAGCAGTTCAAGCTGGTCGCCGAACTTGGCCATGACCAGATCGACGCCGAAGCCGGTACGCGCAAACTGACCAAATTTACCGTTGCACCCACTTGGTCACCAGCCGGGCCGGAGTTCTGGACGCGCCCCGAGTTTCGCCTGTATTACACCTATGCCCAGTGGAACGACGCTGCTCAGGAAGCGGCCAACCTGATGGCGGCGGGCAGCGCGTTGTCGGAAACCGGCGCCTTTGGTAGCGCCCAGCATGGGTCCAACTTTGGCGTCCAGGTCGAGTACTGGTGGGACTGA
- a CDS encoding DUF1289 domain-containing protein has protein sequence MGDKAKNPCVSICKLKDDICIGCGRSRDEMKAWKGLKNKERKAVNEVAAERLKALGKTKKKKK, from the coding sequence TTGGGCGACAAGGCGAAAAATCCATGCGTCAGTATCTGCAAGCTCAAGGACGACATCTGTATTGGCTGTGGTCGCAGCCGGGACGAAATGAAGGCTTGGAAGGGCCTGAAGAATAAGGAACGCAAGGCGGTCAACGAAGTGGCCGCCGAGCGGCTCAAGGCGCTTGGCAAGACGAAGAAGAAAAAGAAGTGA
- a CDS encoding MurR/RpiR family transcriptional regulator, whose amino-acid sequence MKNLLEQIKNRLDELNKAEKKVAEVILSDPQQATRYSIAALAQAAKVSEPTVNRFCRSFGAAGYPVLKIQLAQSLASGAAYVSRAVEADDGPEAYTRKIFGSAIASLDSACQAIDPNVISHAVDLMIQARQIHFFGLGASASVALDAQHKFFRFNLPVTAHSDVLMQRMLASVAHTGDLFVIISYTGRTRELVEAATVARDNGASVLGLTAADSPLARVCTLSLDIPLPEDTDIYMPMTSRIIQLTVLDVLAAGVTLRRGVDFQPHLRKIKESLMATRYPAEEN is encoded by the coding sequence ATGAAAAATCTCTTGGAACAGATTAAAAATCGGCTCGACGAGCTGAACAAAGCAGAAAAGAAAGTCGCCGAAGTGATACTGAGCGATCCGCAGCAAGCGACGCGCTATAGCATCGCTGCGCTGGCGCAGGCGGCGAAAGTCAGTGAGCCGACGGTCAATCGCTTCTGCCGCTCATTTGGCGCAGCAGGCTATCCGGTACTGAAGATTCAGCTGGCGCAGAGCCTCGCCAGTGGCGCGGCTTATGTCAGCCGTGCGGTAGAAGCCGATGACGGCCCCGAGGCCTACACGCGGAAAATATTCGGCAGCGCCATTGCTTCGCTCGACAGCGCCTGTCAGGCAATCGACCCGAATGTGATCAGTCATGCCGTAGACCTCATGATCCAGGCGCGCCAGATCCACTTCTTCGGCCTCGGTGCGTCGGCATCAGTCGCCCTGGATGCACAACACAAATTCTTCCGTTTCAATCTTCCGGTTACCGCTCATAGCGATGTGCTAATGCAGCGAATGCTGGCATCCGTTGCTCATACCGGGGATCTATTCGTCATCATTTCCTACACCGGACGCACGCGAGAGTTGGTGGAAGCGGCAACGGTGGCGCGGGATAACGGGGCTTCGGTACTGGGCCTGACAGCAGCTGACTCACCGCTGGCAAGGGTTTGCACGCTAAGCCTGGACATCCCCTTGCCGGAAGACACCGACATCTACATGCCCATGACATCCCGGATAATTCAGCTGACCGTGCTTGATGTGCTCGCTGCAGGCGTAACCCTCAGACGGGGCGTTGATTTTCAGCCGCACTTACGCAAGATCAAAGAAAGCCTCATGGCGACCCGGTACCCCGCCGAGGAGAACTGA
- the zwf gene encoding glucose-6-phosphate dehydrogenase yields MPAITVDATTFALFGALGDLALRKLFPALYQLDRAGLLHSDTRIVALSRDKGEPSAHLDRIDQALRRYTPAAQLDEAVLARFQARLDYLTMDFRNAQDYAALTAMVSPDVPLIAYFATPASVYGSICEHLAAAGLAGQTRVVLEKPIGHDLESSRLVNDAVAQFFPETRIYRIDHYLGKETVQNLIALRFANSLFETQWNQHHISHVEITVAETVGIEGRWGYFDQAGQLRDMIQNHLLQLLCLIAMDPPSDLTADSIRDEKVKVLKALAPITPEQLSQRVVRGQYVSGSVGGKTVPGYLEEENSNAQSSTETFVALRADICNWRWSGVPFYLRTGKRMGEKVSQIVIHFKEPPFYIFAPEQRSLISNRLIIRLQPDEGISLQVMTKEQGLDKGMHLRSGPLQLNFSETYKSSRIPDAYERLLLEVMQGNQNLFVRKDEIEYAWKWCDQLIDGWSRLGDAPKAYPAGSWGPVASIALITRDGRSWYGDL; encoded by the coding sequence ATGCCTGCTATAACCGTTGATGCGACAACCTTTGCTTTGTTCGGCGCCCTAGGCGATCTGGCGCTGCGCAAGCTGTTTCCCGCACTGTACCAGCTAGACCGAGCGGGGCTTCTCCATAGCGATACGCGAATAGTGGCGCTTTCGCGAGATAAAGGAGAGCCCTCCGCGCATCTTGACCGGATCGACCAAGCGTTGCGTCGGTATACCCCCGCTGCGCAGCTGGATGAAGCGGTGCTCGCCCGTTTTCAGGCGCGGTTGGATTATCTGACCATGGATTTTCGCAACGCGCAGGACTATGCGGCGTTGACCGCAATGGTGTCGCCTGACGTCCCGCTGATCGCGTATTTCGCCACGCCTGCTTCTGTTTACGGCTCCATTTGTGAGCATCTTGCGGCGGCTGGGCTGGCCGGTCAGACGCGCGTCGTCTTGGAAAAGCCGATCGGCCACGATCTGGAGTCTTCACGCCTCGTCAATGATGCGGTTGCGCAATTTTTCCCCGAGACGCGGATTTACCGGATCGATCATTACCTTGGCAAGGAAACGGTTCAGAACCTGATTGCACTGCGCTTCGCCAACAGTCTGTTCGAAACGCAATGGAATCAGCACCACATCTCACACGTTGAGATAACCGTTGCCGAAACCGTCGGTATCGAGGGCCGTTGGGGGTATTTCGATCAGGCCGGGCAGTTGCGCGACATGATCCAGAATCACCTGCTGCAGCTGTTGTGTCTGATTGCAATGGATCCCCCAAGTGATCTGACGGCCGATAGCATCCGTGACGAGAAGGTCAAGGTGCTCAAGGCATTGGCACCCATCACGCCAGAGCAATTGAGCCAGCGGGTAGTGCGCGGCCAGTATGTCTCCGGTTCGGTTGGCGGTAAGACGGTCCCGGGATACCTGGAAGAAGAGAATTCCAACGCACAGAGCAGCACCGAAACCTTCGTCGCGCTACGTGCCGACATCTGCAATTGGCGTTGGTCGGGCGTGCCGTTCTACCTACGGACCGGCAAACGAATGGGCGAAAAGGTTTCGCAGATTGTCATTCACTTCAAGGAACCACCGTTCTATATCTTTGCACCCGAGCAGCGATCGCTGATCAGCAATCGGCTGATCATCCGCTTGCAGCCGGACGAGGGCATCTCGCTGCAGGTGATGACCAAAGAACAGGGGCTCGATAAGGGCATGCATCTTCGCAGCGGGCCGCTGCAGCTTAACTTCTCGGAAACCTATAAGAGCTCACGCATTCCAGATGCTTATGAGCGGTTGCTACTTGAAGTCATGCAAGGCAATCAGAATCTGTTCGTACGCAAGGACGAGATTGAATACGCCTGGAAGTGGTGCGACCAGCTGATCGATGGCTGGTCACGGCTAGGCGACGCACCGAAAGCCTATCCCGCCGGTTCGTGGGGCCCAGTGGCATCCATCGCTTTGATTACACGTGACGGGAGGTCCTGGTATGGCGATCTCTGA
- the pgl gene encoding 6-phosphogluconolactonase, translating to MAISDVQLPADVESHEFSHARQMAQALAERVARALEVAITEQGGASLVVSGGRSPIAFFEALSTCELDWSRVQISLADERWVDVSDPDSNEGLLRRHLLQNAAADAQLIGLSVPAESLEQAARLASQKLASLGQPIDVLVLGMGGDGHTASLFPGSPLLAQGLDPDTSERCLPMLAPVKPQQRISMTYPLLASARLQLLAIQGADKLKTMEQALSVEPMQMPIRAFLHSPLEIYWCP from the coding sequence ATGGCGATCTCTGATGTACAGCTTCCGGCTGACGTCGAATCCCATGAATTTTCGCATGCTCGGCAAATGGCTCAGGCGCTAGCCGAGCGGGTGGCTCGTGCGCTTGAGGTTGCAATAACCGAACAAGGCGGGGCGAGTTTGGTGGTCTCTGGGGGGCGCAGCCCGATCGCTTTCTTCGAAGCGCTTTCGACGTGTGAGCTTGACTGGTCGCGCGTTCAGATCAGTCTGGCGGATGAACGCTGGGTGGACGTGAGCGATCCAGATAGTAACGAAGGACTGTTACGCCGCCACCTGCTACAGAACGCGGCGGCCGACGCACAGCTGATTGGGCTCTCAGTGCCGGCAGAATCGCTTGAGCAGGCCGCGCGGCTGGCGAGTCAAAAGCTCGCGAGCCTCGGACAACCTATCGATGTGCTGGTGCTCGGCATGGGGGGGGATGGTCATACCGCGTCGCTGTTTCCTGGCAGCCCGTTGCTTGCGCAAGGATTGGACCCGGACACAAGCGAGCGCTGCTTACCCATGCTGGCGCCAGTGAAACCGCAACAGCGCATCTCCATGACCTACCCGCTCCTGGCCTCCGCACGGCTCCAGCTGCTGGCCATTCAAGGCGCGGATAAGCTCAAGACCATGGAGCAGGCGCTGTCGGTAGAGCCGATGCAGATGCCCATTCGCGCATTTCTACATTCTCCTTTGGAAATCTATTGGTGCCCCTGA
- a CDS encoding bifunctional 4-hydroxy-2-oxoglutarate aldolase/2-dehydro-3-deoxy-phosphogluconate aldolase, with protein sequence MNMDQKNAQIEKICTEARILPVITIGSEEQILPLADALSAGGLNALEITLRSAHGLTAIRRLRQERPDLCVGAGTVLDKRMMDEVEAAGAQFIVSPGATDELLQAGVNCSVPLLAGISNASDIMRGYALGYRRFKLFPAEVCGGVAAIKALGGPFADVRFCPTGGVNASNAAQYLALPNVMCVGGTWMIDGTALKSGDWGSIQQATADALAALNQRER encoded by the coding sequence ATGAATATGGATCAGAAAAACGCGCAGATCGAAAAGATCTGCACTGAAGCGCGCATCCTTCCGGTAATCACCATTGGAAGCGAAGAGCAAATCCTGCCGCTGGCCGATGCGCTATCGGCAGGTGGGCTTAACGCGCTTGAAATTACTCTGCGTTCGGCTCACGGCCTGACTGCAATTCGTCGCCTTCGGCAGGAGCGACCGGACCTCTGCGTGGGCGCTGGGACAGTGCTGGATAAGCGGATGATGGATGAAGTCGAGGCGGCCGGGGCGCAGTTCATTGTTTCCCCTGGGGCAACCGACGAACTGCTGCAGGCCGGCGTGAACTGTTCTGTTCCGCTGCTGGCCGGCATCAGCAATGCGTCAGATATCATGCGCGGCTATGCGCTTGGCTATCGTCGCTTCAAGCTATTCCCAGCTGAAGTCTGCGGCGGTGTCGCTGCGATCAAGGCGCTCGGCGGCCCCTTTGCTGACGTGCGGTTCTGCCCAACCGGGGGCGTCAATGCCAGCAATGCGGCTCAGTATCTGGCGCTTCCCAATGTGATGTGTGTTGGTGGCACCTGGATGATAGACGGCACGGCGCTCAAAAGCGGTGATTGGGGCAGCATCCAGCAAGCGACAGCCGATGCACTCGCAGCGCTAAATCAGCGCGAACGATAG
- the rluB gene encoding 23S rRNA pseudouridine(2605) synthase RluB encodes MTEHEDSTPHVAHGEKLQKVLARIGLASRRDVENWIAAGRVKVNGAVATLGQRVDLHDAIAVDGRLLKREEAAEVVRRVLIYNKPDGEICTRDDPEGRPTVFDRLPRPKEGRWINIGRLDINTTGLLLFTTDGELANRLMHPSYEMDREYAVRVRGEVDDEMIERLKTGVMLEDGPARFTDIQQAPGGEGFNHWYHCVVMEGRNREVRRLWESQGLVVSRLKRVRFGPVFMTSDLPMGRWREMSQSEVDILSEEVGLKPVALPGMKAKAKDKLDRMQRKVAKPIGRGERRPRVLRSTRDADVPSSGNKGGRSKVDQPSRKPREADERSKPSRGTPVAERPSSVGRNRGKPSSSPAKRGGPPASEGQRPGFGRGDRSKRP; translated from the coding sequence ATGACCGAACACGAAGATTCAACCCCTCATGTCGCCCACGGCGAGAAGCTGCAGAAGGTTTTGGCCCGTATTGGCCTTGCTTCACGTCGCGACGTGGAAAATTGGATTGCTGCTGGCCGGGTCAAGGTAAATGGCGCCGTCGCAACCCTGGGCCAGCGCGTCGACTTGCACGATGCGATTGCGGTGGACGGGCGACTGTTAAAGCGCGAAGAAGCGGCTGAAGTGGTTCGTCGAGTCCTGATCTACAACAAGCCGGATGGTGAAATCTGTACCCGCGATGATCCTGAAGGTCGCCCGACTGTATTTGACCGTTTGCCGCGCCCGAAAGAGGGTCGCTGGATCAACATCGGTCGGCTTGATATCAATACCACCGGACTGTTGTTGTTCACTACGGATGGCGAGCTGGCCAACCGTCTGATGCATCCCTCATATGAGATGGACCGCGAATACGCCGTGCGTGTGCGCGGAGAAGTCGATGATGAAATGATCGAACGGCTTAAAACGGGCGTCATGCTCGAAGACGGTCCAGCACGTTTCACTGATATACAGCAAGCGCCTGGCGGTGAAGGCTTCAACCACTGGTATCACTGCGTAGTGATGGAAGGCCGTAACCGGGAAGTACGTCGTCTGTGGGAATCTCAGGGCTTGGTCGTCAGCCGGCTGAAGCGCGTGCGGTTCGGGCCGGTGTTCATGACATCGGATTTGCCGATGGGCCGCTGGCGTGAGATGTCCCAGAGCGAAGTCGACATCCTCAGTGAGGAGGTTGGTCTCAAGCCGGTAGCGCTGCCGGGCATGAAAGCTAAGGCCAAAGATAAGCTTGACCGCATGCAGCGCAAGGTCGCCAAGCCTATCGGGCGGGGTGAGCGTCGTCCGAGAGTGTTACGCTCCACTCGCGATGCTGATGTGCCTAGTAGCGGCAACAAAGGCGGGCGTTCCAAGGTCGATCAACCTTCGCGTAAGCCGCGTGAAGCGGATGAACGTAGCAAGCCAAGCCGTGGTACCCCGGTGGCTGAGAGACCTAGCTCGGTCGGCCGCAATCGCGGCAAGCCATCGTCATCACCTGCAAAGCGCGGTGGGCCGCCGGCATCCGAGGGGCAGCGTCCCGGCTTCGGTCGTGGTGACCGCTCCAAACGGCCCTGA